Proteins from a single region of Apostichopus japonicus isolate 1M-3 chromosome 21, ASM3797524v1, whole genome shotgun sequence:
- the LOC139963110 gene encoding organic cation transporter protein-like, with protein sequence MATDLSFDQILGLIGELGPYQIKLLILVCLSALPEAMHSMIAVFLTADMDHWCAVEEWTPNVDDCYQYRDDNTDAYLNCLHQYRDSSIPGYLEDGEVVYEKCLKYDTNYPATWYEGYNAERYTNHTIQCDEGWVYDRSQYKASIVNDFDLVCEQKYLADTSQSLFYVGYLCGSIVSGSVADIIGRYKTFFIAITLDFVAGFVMSFAPSFWFFCLFRFLVGMANISIYLMSFVIVTELVGPSKRVYGGIATPLAFSVGSMILAVFAFFVRDWRNLSRIASVCLLPLFLLIFVLPESARWLMAKNKFEETEKVLQKIAKGNKTADKLPNDLVDQLTKQEEKRRQNTTTYTIIDLFRTPKIRKISLLLYCVWFVNSLIYFGLSLNTADLGDNDYVTFFISAAVEFPANLLVIPLTQSFLGRRYSLFGLYLVGGACCLITSFLSNLTAITAFAMTGKFCITAAYTIIYIYATELFPTTLRGVGLGSCSTVARVGSILAPLMIVLGDIYDDLHLIIFATCSIVAALVVLFLPETRGEPLKQTIDDVEATSMSDITHLSTGVDVEQTFQEKGTSTDETTVTETKLNGYDNAHYITE encoded by the exons ATGGCTACCGACCTATCATTCGACCAAATTCTGGGGCTGATCGGAGAACTGGGCCCTTATCAAATCAAGCTGTTGATATTAGTTTGTTTGTCGGCACTCCCCGAGGCAATGCATTCCATGATCGCGGTGTTTTTGACGGCTGATATGGACCATTGGTGTGCTGTCGAGGAATGGACGCCGAATGTCGATGACTGTTATCAATACCGTGACGATAATACCGATGCATACTTAAACTGTCTACATCAATACCGCGATTCCTCCATACCGGGTTATTTGGAAGACGGTGAGGTGGTCTATGAAAAGTGCCTTAAATATGATACCAACTACCCGGCAACCTGGTATGAAGGTTACAACGCAGAAAGATACACCAATCATACAATCCAATGTGATGAAGGTTGGGTATACGACAGAAGTCAATACAAAGCATCCATAGTTAATGAT TTTGATCTGGTTTGTGAACAAAAATATCTAGCAGACACTTCGCAGTCACTTTTTTATGTCGGATATCTTTGTGGATCAATCGTTTCTGGTTCCGTTGCCGACAT CATTGGTCGATACAAAACGTTCTTCATCGCCATCACTTTGGACTTTGTGGCTGGATTCGTTATGTCATTTGCGCCCTCTTTTTGGTTCTTCTGCCTCTTTCGTTTTCTAGTGGGCATGGCCAACATATCTATATACCTAATGAGTTTCGTCATAG TGACCGAGCTTGTGGGGCCCTCTAAGCGGGTATATGGCGGTATAGCTACACCATTAGCTTTCTCTGTAGGATCCATGATTCTGGCTGTGTTTGCTTTCTTCGTTCGCGATTGGAGAAATTTAAGTCGAATTGCTTCTGTCTGTCTGCTGCCTTTGTTTCTATTGATTTT TGTTTTACCAGAATCAGCTAGATGGCTTATGGCGAAAAACAAGTTTGAGGAAACTGAAAAGGTTTTACAGAAAATTgcaaaaggaaataaaacagcAGATAAGTTACCAAACGATTTGGTTGATCAATTAACTAAGCAAGAGGAG AAGAGAAGACAGAACACTACAACCTACACAATAATTGATTTGTTTCGCACTCCAAAGATACGCAAAATAAGTCTCCTACTGTATTGCGTATG GTTCGTCAACAGTCTAATCTACTTCGGTCTCTCACTGAACACAGCTGACCTCGGTGACAACGACTACGTCACGTTTTTCATATCTGCTGCAGTTGAGTTTCCCGCCAATCTTCTAGTTATTCCCCTTACCCAATCATTTCTTGGCAGACGGTATTCTCTATTTGGTCTTTATCTCGTCGGCGGAGCATGTTGTCTGATAACGTCCTTTCTGA GTAATTTAACCGCTATAACAGCTTTTGCAATGACAGGGAAGTTTTGTATAACTGCTGCATATACAATCATATACATCTATGCTACAGAGTTGTTTCCAACCACTTTAAG AGGTGTTGGTCTTGGGTCTTGTTCGACCGTAGCGAGGGTTGGAAGTATTCTAGCGCCACTGATGATTGTCCTTGGGGATATCTACGATGATCTACATCTGATCATATTTGCGACCTGTTCCATCGTAGCAGCTCTAGTAGTCCTCTTCCTACCCGAGACCCGCGGTGAACCACTAAAACAAACTATCGATGACGTAGAGGCAACCAGCAT GTCGGATATAACGCACCTTAGTACTGGTGTTGACGTGGAGCAAACGTTTCAGGAGAAAGGAACTTCCACAGACGAAACGACTGTAACGGAGACTAAACTAAATGGATACGATAATGCACATTACATTACTGAATAA